In one Lolium rigidum isolate FL_2022 chromosome 3, APGP_CSIRO_Lrig_0.1, whole genome shotgun sequence genomic region, the following are encoded:
- the LOC124700682 gene encoding uncharacterized protein LOC124700682, with the protein MGLCVSCDAPADCASTARVVLPSGELRQYSQAVTAALALEEVGHGEKGWFLCDADAMGFEGSVAAVAGGDELRPGQIYFVLPAEMLRRTLTLEEVAALVAKASAALIKASTASSAGGRRRRGSVSPLVFAPSEEDYSDYSSMTFVSAKPAVVRKRVVAYHGGRSPARFSPDLTAIPESE; encoded by the coding sequence ATGGGCCTCTGCGTGTCGTGCGACGCCCCGGCTGACTGCGCTTCGACCGCGAGGGTCGTGCTGCCCAGCGGCGAGCTCCGGCAGTACTCTCAGGCGGTCACCGCGGCGCTGGCGCTGGAGGAGGTCGGCCACGGCGAGAAGGGATGGTTCCTCTGCGACGCCGACGCGATGGGCTTCGAGGGCTCCGtcgcggcggtggccggcggcgacgAGCTCCGGCCGGGGCAGATATACTTCGTGCTCCCGGCCGAGATGCTGCGCCGTACACTCACACTCGAGGAGGTCGCCGCCCTTGTCGCCAAGGCCAGCGCCGCCCTAATCAAGGCCTCCACCGCATCGTctgccggcggccggcgccggcgaggctCCGTGTCGCCGCTCGTGTTCGCGCCGTCCGAGGAGGATTACTCGGACTATTCGTCGATGACCTTCGTCTCGGCGAAGCCGGCGGTGGTCCGCAAGCGGGTGGTCGCCTACCACGGTGGGCGGTCACCGGCAAGGTTCTCTCCCGACTTGACAGCCATCCCGGAAAGCGAATAG